A DNA window from Helianthus annuus cultivar XRQ/B chromosome 15, HanXRQr2.0-SUNRISE, whole genome shotgun sequence contains the following coding sequences:
- the LOC110909710 gene encoding uncharacterized protein LOC110909710, with protein sequence MAMEDIISGDTLIKIGLFILVQVLVYLILSSSSNIFSKTAPSLRATSFRRVRSVSIRQMIAALSDLPAGGETSPSNKGLRSFTRQDSITTHDHSP encoded by the coding sequence ATGGCAATGGAGGATATTATCTCCGGTGACACTCTTATAAAGATTGGTTTGTTCATACTTGTTCAAGTTCTTGTTTATCTTATTCTATCAAGTTCTTCCAATATCTTCTCAAAGACTGCCCCTAGTCTCCGGGCAACCAGCTTTAGAAGGGTTCGCTCGGTTAGTATTCGCCAAATGATTGCTGCTCTCTCCGACCTGCCCGCCGGCGGCGAGACATCTCCGTCCAACAAAGGCTTAAGGTCTTTTACAAGACAAGACTCCATTACTACCCATGATCATTCTCCTTAG